The genomic window TCACAGGTTAGCTGGTAAGTATATCCTTTATCCCCCAGCCCCTCGAGGTAGCCCGTGTGAATGGCCACGACGTCTACCGGAACCATACGCCGCTCGTATTTATTCACGAAGGAGAACTCAACCGGGTTATCGGCGTTGCCTTCAACACGCTGTTGGACGACCTCGGGCTCCGCGGTGTGCTCGAGCCCCGCCGGAGTGCCCTCAACGCGTGCCTCGCGGAAGGTACACCACGCACCCGCCGGCACGTTCGTCACTTCCGACTCATAGGTGCGGGTGTACGTGCCGTCGCCGTTGTCCTGGCTGTCGGAGAAGTCGGCCAGCGAAAGCGTGTCCTTCAGGCGATCATCACCCTGCCCAATGCTGGAGTAGGCGTATCCCACACCCTTGCACTGGTACTGGAAGTCAAAAGTAGGCTGGTTCTGCTCCAACAGGTCGAAGCCTGCCTTCGTTGCCGTAATTTTCTTGGTCATCTTAAGCGGCGAATCAACGAAGCCATAATAGTTGGTCAGGTTGATGATGGTTCCCGGCGTCTGACCAGAATTATCCACCACGTCGAAGTATTGCGAGGTAGTCTCGCCGTCCTCCAAATCGGTATCCGTGAAGGTGCTGCCGTCGTTGCGATCCACCAACCAATCCACCTTGTGGGGCTGCAGATGGGTCTCCAACGGCGCGTCGGTCTCATCGGTTCCGGTCAAATACAGCTTCCCGAACCGGTCGCCGGTGATCTGGCAGTCCGCCCCCACTGGCACGCCGCGGAACGTCGTCGTTCCTGGGCCTTGGATCTCCGAGACAAACGTGTCCAGCAATTCGCCGTCCGCGTCATCATCCGTTTCCGGATCACGGCATTCCATGACGAATTCGTGAGTATAGAAAGCATCTCGGCCACCTGCCGCGCCGATGATATCGAAAGGAGCGTTGGCGATCTTGTTCAACTGGACGTCTGCTACCCGACGGGTATAGGTATTGGTGAATTCGACAGGTGTCCTCTCCTCGTTCACCGTGAAAGCGACAGCCCGTTCTTTCGTGATTCCACCAGCAGATGCTTCTTGGTCCACGTCGATGCCTTCGGCTGTCGTTGTCTCCCCCTCCGTCGCCGTACATTTCGACCCGAGGGGAACCCCACCAAAGACCCACGGCTCACCTACGGAACTTACCTTGCCTGAGAAGGTCTGCCCCGCCGTACCAGTCGGCAAGGTACACAGAACCTGCACGTCGAATTGACGGTTGCGCTTGACGTCCTTGCGTGCCTCCGAGATGAGGTGCGCGGTGGCAGGGTCAAAGGCCACTGTCTTGGTAACGGTCATCTCCGTATTCACAAAACTGTAGCCATGTTCGACGGTCACCACGGAGTTAGCCCCCACTGTGAAAGAGGAGTCATCGATCTGGGCTCCGTCGTCGAACGAATCCACCGTTTCTAGCCCGGTGTCAGGATCAATAGACTGCACTCGGCTGTCACGATCGATCCTATAGTCTTCAGAATCCTGATTCTGCCGGGTCAAGCCGTCTCGGCTGGTCTCTCGCAGCACGCATGTACTTCCCTCAGGTACCGACGACGCTGGGATTATGTGAGTAGGGCTCTCCTCGCTGAGCGTGAACCGAGATTCCTCAGCGGATAGCGGCAACTCCAGGCCATCATTTGTGCACTGAAGCTCATAATCAACCGGTTGAGAAAGCTCCGCGATCCCTACCGTGTTCTGCGACACGGTAACGCCCTCTCCGGCAGCGTCGAAGGTGTTAGTAACTTCAATGTCCTCTTGATCTGCATCGATGTCGTGGGAGATGGTGGCAGCATCCGTGCTCCACAAAACTCCCGAGGCGGACAACTCAGGCTGGCGCTCGCCAAAGGTACAGGTGTTCCCAAAGGGCACACCGAGGTAACCGTCCTGATCATTGACTAAGGAATCCAAGGTATCATCGCCGGTGCTGGCCTTAAGCAGGGAGGATTGCCCTGCTCCTAGGTTTGCGGAGCCAGTGAGCTGCACGTCACGAATAGTGCCATCCGGCATCTCCACTGAGCGCGAACCGCACTTAAAAGCCAGCTCATAGGTATCCGGTAGCCCAGAGCGAATTCCGTTGTCCTCCACCAGCTTCGTGAGGTTTACCTGCCCCAATTTGTTAACGTAATGGTTCACCACAACCACACGGTTTTGCCGATCGTCGTTCGACGAGGAGACTGTCAGCACCGGTGTTGTTTTAGCGGCTTCGTTAGATAACTCGGTCACTTCGTCGTTGGCATCTCCAGACCGAACCACGGTCTTATCCAGGTCGACTTTAGCGTCGCTTGGGGTATTTTCCTCCCAGACTCGACACTCAGAGCCTACTCGCACGCCAGAAATCTTGGCAGTTTCTTGATCACTAGTGCGGATGTCCAACGAGCCCGTGTTGGTCGCGGTCGGATCATCGCGCCACGTGCACCGGTATTCCACCGGGAAGCTCTCGTTGGTTACCAAACCGGCTGCTGGTCCCGTGACCTGCTTAATAACGGCGACATCGCGGGTCTGGAAGGAATACCGGGCTTCGATCTGCGCAGTAGCCGTCGTCGGTGTTTCTCCGTCAGAATAATCCGGCAGCTTAATCGGATAGCTTCCGTCGCCACGGGCTTCGACCTCGGTGCCATCCACGTCAACCGTGCGCCCGTCGAAATTGATTTGTTTGCTTTCTTCAGAGCTCAGTCCGCTCAAGGGAGTCAGCAAGCACTCGCGCCCGACAGGCACCCCTGCGAACGTGGCGCTTCCATCGAGTCCGTCTCCGGTTCCGGTGGCAGGAAGGTCAACGATTTGTGAATACGGCGTGCCCTCGCAACGTAGCTGGAACCGGTAGTTACGGTTTCCTCCAAATAAATCCACGGGCTCGCCCGCTATGTGTTTATTGATTTTCAGCGTTCCCTCGCGGTACCTGAAATTGTTGGTGGCAGTCACAGAATTACCGCCTGCCCCCAACGTCACGACTGTTTCTGGCAGAGCGCCACCAGTGGATTTGCCATTGTTCCATGACAAGGTGAGTTCCGTGCCAGGAGCAGTTGGACTAGTACCGTCGGGGAATTCTTCCTTTACTGTGCAGGTAGCTCCCTGTGGCAGTCCTTCCACGGTGTAGGACTGGCCGTTCGCAACAGTGTTCTTTCCAGCTAACTGGACACTCGGGTATGCGTCAGCGTAGCCAGCCGGTGCGGTGCACTTGTAGGACAAGGTAAAACGCGCGTTCAACTGCTCGGAGAACTCCGCTGCGTTGCCCTCCATTTTCTTGCCGATGGTCAGCGGAGTCGTTGCGAAGCGCGGTTGCCAGTCCACTGCACAGCTGACTGGTTCGGAGTACGGGTTATCCATCAGCAGCTCGCTGTATCCGCCCGCCGAGTTATTATTCAAAGTAAAGCCGCTGGGCACCTTGCCCTCGACAATGGTGAACCGATTGCTAGCAGTCTGACACGTCCACGTTGGTGTGTAGCGAGCTAGCGCACGTTGGGCGGCCGCGCCGCTGGCGGTCGATTTAAAGACCATCTGGTCAGCTGCCCGGGAACCATTGCGATCCGTTGGTTGGGGATCAGCCGGGGCCATATTCCGGATAACCTGCGTGCGCACACCAGCGCCCTGCCACGGTACTGTAGTGTCTTTCCCGTTGTAACGGGTGGCCATCGAAAAGTCGAATTTCGTAGACTCACCGGTGATCTGTTTTTCATCGGTGGTGTTAGAGGAGACACCACCCCCCATCTGTGCAAAGCTCAGGGCAAGGGCAAAGCCTTGGTAGCGGCGCTCAGAAAAAGTAGAGATCTCCAGCGTTCCTGGGCTGTCGCTACCTGCCAGATAGCCTCCGCCACGGCCAGGCACCGCGGTGCCTCCATTTTCAATGCAAGCAAAATCTTTTACTTTCCGGTCGCCTTGCGACCAGTAGTATTCCCTGGCTCCCGGCCCGAAAATGTTATTCGGCTCCGTGTTCTTAGTACAGGCTGGGATGAATTTAAGCCCATCTGACGAGGAGTTACTCGGCGTAAGACGCGTGTAGGGTTCCACGGTTTTACCCATTAGGGGCGCATCCACCCACAGGGACTCACCGTAAATCTGGGGTGTTGTCGCCTCACCCTCCGTATACACAATACGATAATTAGGAACAACCGCACCTGTAGCTTTGTCTCGCACTGTAATGTCGGTGAGACGGTACTTAAACTGGTTTCTTGGCGCACCGCCGCCCATTGTGTGCCGCAAAATTGGTTTGGTCGAATCATTCGCATAAGGAGTGAAGGCATAGTTGCCGAAGACGCTCTCGGCTAGCCCGTCGCGGAAAATGGCAGCCTGCCCTTCACTCCCGTTGACGAGGGACGCATTAAACGTCAACGTGTAGCGGCCGAGGTCGCGGGTAAAAGCCTTTGGAGTGCGGGTGAGATTTTCAAAACCCTGCAGATCAATCCAGCACAGTTGTCCCGCGTAGGGTTTAGCCGCAGCTAAGCCCGGCTGCCTCAGGCCGCACTGACCAAATTGGGTGCCATCTGTTGTCCAGTTTCGGTCCGTTTGTGCTTGGGCAGAAGGTACCGTCTGTTCTTCCCATGGCGTTCCAGGAACGGCCATGAGCGCTGCTAAGACCACGACAGACATGATTGCCGCGGAAATACGTTGCAAGTAACTAGGCGATTTTTTCATTATTGCTCACTACTGTTGCTACTAGATTGGAGAAAATCTTTCCGAGAATCCTCATCTGCTCTCCGGCGACGCAGGAAAATTATCCCGGCTAAGATAAGGCACAACCCAGCTAGAACTAGCCCAAGGATGCTAGCACCGGTCGAGGCTAAGATATCGCGGGGCGTGCTCCTCTGTTCACCAGGTTCCGCGCCATCCACGTTGTTGTCGGCTTGGTCACGATCGCTCTGGCTCGATTCCTCACCTGGCTTTTCCCTGCGGTGGACGTGGTGTTGAAGTCGTCCTCCTCACGCGGTGGCACCGGCTCAGTAGTGGATGCGGAATCAATGACTACTGTCACCAATGGAGACAGGACGCGATCATGTGCAGTCATTCCATCGAACGCCACCGCCGCGCGGTTCAGGACTCGTGCACCGTCGTCAAGATCGGAGCGCAAGATGCCGTGGAGCTGCACTTCCATACGCGTCTCGGGGTGCCCTGCACGTGCCTGCGCTACCGTGTGTAAACCAACGTCGGTGAGTTCAAAGCTTAAGACCCGCCCGGAGCTGGATTCCACGTAGTGCCTTCCGGGCTCTAGTCTCATCGTCTTACCCAACGAACGGACAGTGACTGTGTCAACCTCACCCGAAGCGAAAGCGTCGTCCAGCTGGTCAGAGAACTCATAGCGGTACAGCTTTCCGTGAGCGTCCACGTCCGGTACGTTCGATTCCACTCGGTATGACACTCTCTGACCGGGACGGGCAGCCGCCACCTGAGATTCCTTATTAACAAAGAGGGGTTGGGTCTTGCCGCGGACCAGCTTCCGTTCATCGGACCTGACAAGGACTAGCGCTGGGCTCGTGGTAGAAGGCCGGTCTTCCCCAACAAAAGACGGTAGTTCAACCAGTTGATAGACACCCGGTTGGATGCCCGAGAATACGGCGAGGCCATCGTTACCAGTCGTCGCTGTGTAGACAGCACCGCGCGACGTACCGGGCGCTTCAGTCAACAACTGAGGATTGCTTCGCGCCAAGGTACTCAACTCGTCATCATCGTTTGCGGCGATATCAGGCAGCCTTGTCAATTGAAAGGTTGCCCCAGGAACGGGAGGTTCCCCCTCCTTGCCCACCCCATCAGTCTTGGCCACTACCAGGCTCGGGAGCTCCTGTGCCCGCACTTCAGTCTGTATCCCTACGAGACCGAACACCGCACACAGAAACACCAACAGAACATAACCAGGGAGGGCCATATGCCCTCGCACCGATGCAAACGACATCCCTACTCCTAGCTATTGTCTGTTTTTATTGTCTTACTGTCCGCCGAAGCGTCAACGCCCTCGGCGGCGTGGCGCTTGCGACGTTGTGAACGAATCCACCACAACAAATAAAGAAGCACGAACAACCCGATGATGACTGCCGCAATCATCCACGGCTGCCAAGGGCTATGGTATTCCTGCTCGATGTTGCCGGGCAGTTCGGTGCGTTCTCCATGGACGAGGAGGCGGTGCGAGTTGATCCCGTAGGGAGTACAGGTCACCAGGGTCAAAAGGTCCTTGTCGACGACTGGCCGGATAGTTTCGATGTCTTCCGGTAGGACGGTCTCAATTGAGGTCACCTT from Corynebacterium confusum includes these protein-coding regions:
- a CDS encoding DUF5979 domain-containing protein encodes the protein MQRISAAIMSVVVLAALMAVPGTPWEEQTVPSAQAQTDRNWTTDGTQFGQCGLRQPGLAAAKPYAGQLCWIDLQGFENLTRTPKAFTRDLGRYTLTFNASLVNGSEGQAAIFRDGLAESVFGNYAFTPYANDSTKPILRHTMGGGAPRNQFKYRLTDITVRDKATGAVVPNYRIVYTEGEATTPQIYGESLWVDAPLMGKTVEPYTRLTPSNSSSDGLKFIPACTKNTEPNNIFGPGAREYYWSQGDRKVKDFACIENGGTAVPGRGGGYLAGSDSPGTLEISTFSERRYQGFALALSFAQMGGGVSSNTTDEKQITGESTKFDFSMATRYNGKDTTVPWQGAGVRTQVIRNMAPADPQPTDRNGSRAADQMVFKSTASGAAAQRALARYTPTWTCQTASNRFTIVEGKVPSGFTLNNNSAGGYSELLMDNPYSEPVSCAVDWQPRFATTPLTIGKKMEGNAAEFSEQLNARFTLSYKCTAPAGYADAYPSVQLAGKNTVANGQSYTVEGLPQGATCTVKEEFPDGTSPTAPGTELTLSWNNGKSTGGALPETVVTLGAGGNSVTATNNFRYREGTLKINKHIAGEPVDLFGGNRNYRFQLRCEGTPYSQIVDLPATGTGDGLDGSATFAGVPVGRECLLTPLSGLSSEESKQINFDGRTVDVDGTEVEARGDGSYPIKLPDYSDGETPTTATAQIEARYSFQTRDVAVIKQVTGPAAGLVTNESFPVEYRCTWRDDPTATNTGSLDIRTSDQETAKISGVRVGSECRVWEENTPSDAKVDLDKTVVRSGDANDEVTELSNEAAKTTPVLTVSSSNDDRQNRVVVVNHYVNKLGQVNLTKLVEDNGIRSGLPDTYELAFKCGSRSVEMPDGTIRDVQLTGSANLGAGQSSLLKASTGDDTLDSLVNDQDGYLGVPFGNTCTFGERQPELSASGVLWSTDAATISHDIDADQEDIEVTNTFDAAGEGVTVSQNTVGIAELSQPVDYELQCTNDGLELPLSAEESRFTLSEESPTHIIPASSVPEGSTCVLRETSRDGLTRQNQDSEDYRIDRDSRVQSIDPDTGLETVDSFDDGAQIDDSSFTVGANSVVTVEHGYSFVNTEMTVTKTVAFDPATAHLISEARKDVKRNRQFDVQVLCTLPTGTAGQTFSGKVSSVGEPWVFGGVPLGSKCTATEGETTTAEGIDVDQEASAGGITKERAVAFTVNEERTPVEFTNTYTRRVADVQLNKIANAPFDIIGAAGGRDAFYTHEFVMECRDPETDDDADGELLDTFVSEIQGPGTTTFRGVPVGADCQITGDRFGKLYLTGTDETDAPLETHLQPHKVDWLVDRNDGSTFTDTDLEDGETTSQYFDVVDNSGQTPGTIINLTNYYGFVDSPLKMTKKITATKAGFDLLEQNQPTFDFQYQCKGVGYAYSSIGQGDDRLKDTLSLADFSDSQDNGDGTYTRTYESEVTNVPAGAWCTFREARVEGTPAGLEHTAEPEVVQQRVEGNADNPVEFSFVNKYERRMVPVDVVAIHTGYLEGLGDKGYTYQLTCDDPAQTTRIVDFSTQETNAVDSVSASAVPNSGRKRIDLPAGSTCEISAANSAALQARPELEVTQGQRTPFMQFGRWIGARADESNPSSRLSGLSPDEVTAEMKNYAYEFPVAEDARSASGEAVMTVAGEAMHPRARVDVEFTKEANGAAGEDAVFSFRDTCNSQEFSLRAGESYTIQGLEVDRTCAVSETDNGVDGVNSVIRLGDTGDRIANAVTVSTDNELPDGQGMSYVREWEFDILPVAQASDLRTAGQPWSLTGINDVPGVEVTKRIDGTPLSTVTGAVADLALLPHEADVMRFNYDIANTGVLPLDSFRIKEPGLAGKTVRADDGTQFTLDEDGTVPPALCEVGVLQAEEETTCAFDVVIDSPRDENYSYPKDPDGTVLVTAKAGNSQVSDSDSYGALRLKESVAWLLPETGRQTLVLFLLLGLLILATGLIRYLRNREDDDIEVDANRGVEETSRT
- a CDS encoding LPXTG cell wall anchor domain-containing protein encodes the protein MDGAEPGEQRSTPRDILASTGASILGLVLAGLCLILAGIIFLRRRRADEDSRKDFLQSSSNSSEQ
- a CDS encoding SpaA isopeptide-forming pilin-related protein, with the protein product MSFASVRGHMALPGYVLLVFLCAVFGLVGIQTEVRAQELPSLVVAKTDGVGKEGEPPVPGATFQLTRLPDIAANDDDELSTLARSNPQLLTEAPGTSRGAVYTATTGNDGLAVFSGIQPGVYQLVELPSFVGEDRPSTTSPALVLVRSDERKLVRGKTQPLFVNKESQVAAARPGQRVSYRVESNVPDVDAHGKLYRYEFSDQLDDAFASGEVDTVTVRSLGKTMRLEPGRHYVESSSGRVLSFELTDVGLHTVAQARAGHPETRMEVQLHGILRSDLDDGARVLNRAAVAFDGMTAHDRVLSPLVTVVIDSASTTEPVPPREEDDFNTTSTAGKSQVRNRARAIVTKPTTTWMARNLVNRGARPAIS